In Risungbinella massiliensis, the genomic stretch CTTCCAAAAATTGCCCTGATAGGAGACTATAGAAAAAACTCCCCCAATCTAACTTGGTTTCGGTAACCATGATTTTTTCTAGACCACAGAAAATCACTTGGAGTTCACCTGATTTGGTAACTCCAATGTTTCTAGTATCAAGTAAGAGGTACATAGGTATTGGCTTGGAACGAAGCATCGCCTCTAAATGAAGCAATTGTTTGGTCCAATCAATCACTTGTTCCTCCGATAGATCCGTCTTTATCACGTCTTTAAGTGGACGAATCGGTGAATAAGGACGTACAAAAACTAGAAGATCTTCTTCAACGAGAACATCTTGGTATGGTAAAACAATCGAGCTTTTTAGATTACGAAATTGTTGTATCGCTCGTTGGGGTGGCTGTTTGTGTAAGTAAGCAGCCTGCAAATAAAAACGTTTTCCGTCCGTTTCCCCAACAGCCAATTCACCATTGAAGAACGAAACAACATGTTTAATCTCAAACCGGTTTCGATAGATAGTTCCTGTTTCAAAGAAAGCCAACCGATTTGCCTCCAATCTATCTCATCATTACTTATATTTTAACGATTATTTCTCTTTTTTTATATGCAAAAATAGTAATAATTAGAGGCAGTCACTTTTCTCTGTTCCTCTTTTCGACAAGTCGTTACAATAAGAAGAGAAAAAGGGGTGTAAAAATGAAGCAGACACAGTCTCAAAAATTACATAATGAAGCCTTAGATGCGATCGTAGGTGGTGTCAACAGTCCATCTCGTTCCTTTGGTGCAGTAGGACTCGATCATCCTATCTTCATGAAAAAAGCTAACGGTGCTTATTTTTATGATGAAGATGGCAATCGCTATATTGACTACCTAGCTGCATTTGGACCCATCATCTTAGGCCATGCTCATCCAGCCATTCATCAAGCAATCACAGCTGCCTCTACAGATGGGATTCTTTATGGAACACCAACTGAAAAAGAGATTCTGTTCGCAAAAATGTTACGCGATGCCATTCCTTCAATGGACCAAATCCGATTTGTCAACAGTGGGACAGAAGCAGTCATGTCGACTATTCGACTTGCTCGTGCCTACACTGGACGAACCAAAATATTAAAGTTTGCAGGATGCTATCACGGACATTCCGATCTCGTTTTGGTAGCAGCAGGCTCTGGACCATCTACTTTAGGGAATCCAGACAGTGCTGGTGTACCCCCAAGTATTGCACAAGAAGTAATCACCGTTCCCTTTAATGATCCTGCTTCCCTACAAGAAGCATTTACTCATTGGGGAGATCAGATAGCTGGTGTATTAGTTGAACCACTTGTAGGAAACTTTGGAATTGTACCACCTGCACCCGATTTTCTAGAGACGATCAATCATATTGCCCATCAATTTGGAGCACTCGTTATTTACGATGAAGTAATCACCGCATTTCGATTCCACTATGGTGGAGTACAAACGTTATACGGAGTAGAACCTGATTTGACTGCTCTCGGAAAAATTATCGGGGGTGGACTTCCGATCGGTGCTTATGGTGGTAAAAGAGAAATTATGGACAAAGTAGCTCCTAACGGACCAATGTATCAAGCAGGTACTATGGCCGGAAATCCGCTTTCGATTTCTGCTGGAATAGCTTGTATCAATGAATTAGCGAAGCCAGGAGTTTATGAGTATCTAGAGAAACTAGGGTCGATATTGGAAAAAGGTATTCGACAAGCTGCTCAAGAACATGAAATCGTCATGTCGCTCAATCGGGTAGGTGGAGCTCTTACTGTCTACTTTACAGAGCAAACAGTAGTGGATTATGATGGCGCTCAAGAAGCTAGTAAAAAACGCTTTGCTCGTTTTTTCCAACTTATGTTACAAAGAGGAATCTATCTAGCACCTTCGAAATATGAAGCTTGGTTCCTGACTACAGCCCACACGGAACAAGATGTCCAAATCACTCTACAAGCAGTTCGAGAATCTTTTGAACAGATGAGAAAAGAGGGAATCCATGGAAGCGAAAACTCATTATGAGCAACTAGGTGGCGAAGCTACGATTAAAAAACTAGTGGATATTTTTTACGATCTTGTAAAACAAAATCCCATTCTCAGTCCTATGTTTCCAGAAGACATGACAGAAACGAGAGAAAATCAGTACATGTTTCTAACACAATATTTTGGTGGTCCTCCTCTCTATTCAGAAAAAAAAGGGCATCCAATGCTCCGTGCTCGTCACATGAGGTTCGATATCACCCGTGAAAAGGCAGAAGCATGGCTCAGCTGTATGGAACAAGCATTAGACAAAGTAGGAGTCGAAGGAACACTTCGAGAAGAGATTTGGGGACGCTTAGTATACACCGCTTACCACATGCAAAATCAATAAGAACTTACTTCCGTTGTTATTATCATCTAGATAACTATTGAATCTAACTGGATTCTTACAGGCAATTGTTCTCTAATCATCAATCGAAATGAGGACACACTTCCATTGAGCAAAAGATCAATAAAAAGGAGACATGTACCTTTTAGCGTACTTGTCTCCTTTTTTTATTAAAGACTACTAGAAAGGATTGCTTGTTCCTTTTTAGAAATGATCCGAATCATTTGAACATCTATCTCTCCTACATGAGAGCGTAATTTAACTATCTCCAATTCCAATAGTTTCTTTTGTTGAATCATCTGAAAATATTCTTCAATCAAATCTGTCAGTTCCTGATAAACCTCATCAGAGATAAACTCTTTTAATTTAAACTCTAATAATTGTAACTCTATCGCTTTTTTTTCGCCAGAGCCACTCATTCTTCTTATGTCTTGTAAAACTATTTTCACTACTTGCTTGGCCATTTCTTCTTTTCCTGAATGTTCTTCTCTATTTAGAATATCATCTGACATCCGTTTCTCAGTAATCATGCTACTTCCTTCACTCCAAACAAAGTATAGTTACAATCGACCGATGGTCTTTTCAAAATGTACATGTCTTGAACTTATGGCACCTGGTAAAATTAGGAACATCTTGGAGATCAATTAGAGAATCACTTTCTAAATCGATTATTAGTAGGTGAGTAAGCTACTATTGTTAGGAAACCTATTCTATCATTTCGCTAACTGAAAAAAGATATCCTGCTTTCCATCCTTCACAAAGGTTTATTAAAAAGGGCAATTCTTATTATATTGGTAAAATATCCATTTAGATTATTTGAACAAAATAAATAATTGTATTTTTTTAAAAAACATTTCGCTATAATGAATTTGTCTATCAGATGAGGAGGATTTATTATGTGCGGTTATTTGTCGGTGTTTTCCCAAAACGGACAACCCATCGCTAAAGAAATTCTACAAGACAGTCTACAAATGATCCATCACCGTGGTCCAGATGATACCGATATTTACCTCGATGGTGCGGCTGCCTTGGGTTTTTGCCGACTAAGTATCATTGACCTAGCGCATGGTCGTCAACCGATGTCTAATGAAGATGATTCCCTATGGATTACATTTAATGGGGAAATTTACAATTTTCAAGAGTTACGTGAATGGTTGCTCTCAAAAGGACATCAATTTAAGACCAATGCTGATACCGAAACCATTTTGCATCTTTATGAAGAAGTCGGAAAAGATACCCCGAAATACCTTCGTGGAATGTTCTCCTTTGTAATATGGGATCGGAAAAAGAATGCTTTCTTTGGAGCTCGTGACCATTTTGGTATCAAACCGCTGTATTATGCCAAGACATGTCATGGTTATGCTTTTGGATCGGAAATTAAGAGTATTCTCCACCTTGATCCTAGCCTTCGTAAAGTAAAGGCACAAAGTTATTATCACTTTTTGACGTTTCAATATGTCCCAGATCCTGAAACCATGTATCAAGATATTCATAAACTACCAGCTGGTCATTCCTTCTACTTAACAGCAGATACACTCAAAATGGAACCATATTGGCAAGCAGATTTTAGCCCAGAACAAGAGAAACCTTTCGAATATTTTGTAGAAGAGATCCGAAATACTTTACAGGATTCTGTAAAAGCACACCAGATTGCAGATGTTCCAGTAGGAGCCTTTTTATCTGGAGGAATTGATTCTACCACAACGGTTGGATTAATGAGTCAATTCAGTCAGGTGAAAACGTTTTCTGTTGGATTTGATATGAATGGATATAGTGAATTAGATGTTGCCAGAAGAACAGCAACCTTCTTTGGTACTGATCACCATGAATTAGATATCAATTATAAAGAGTTTATGGACGAGCTTCCTAAAATTGTCTGGCATATGGATGATCCTGTAGCAGATCCAGCAGCTTTCCCTCTTTATTTTGTAGCACGCTTAGCAAGTAAACAAGTCAAAGTAGTAGTATCCGGAGAAGGCGCAGACGAATTTTTTGGTGGATATAATATTTATCGTGAGCCTACATCACTACGGATGTTCTCTGGACTTTCTAAAAATACCCGTGGTGCCATTCGCACACTGTCCAAACTGATTCCACAAGGAGTTAAAGGTCGTAACTATCTTATGCGTGGATCCAAAACAGTAGAAGAACGCTTTTTTGGTAATGCGCTGATCTATGATGAGATATCCAAACAGGGTATCTTAGGAGAAGAGATGCGTGGACTAGAATATCAAGATCCATGGTCTGTCACACGCCCAATCTATGATCGTGTCCAACAACATGATGATGAGACAAAAATGCAATATCTAGACATCCATACATGGCTACCAGGAGATATTCTCGTGAAAGCAGATAAAAT encodes the following:
- a CDS encoding glutamate-1-semialdehyde 2,1-aminomutase — protein: MKQTQSQKLHNEALDAIVGGVNSPSRSFGAVGLDHPIFMKKANGAYFYDEDGNRYIDYLAAFGPIILGHAHPAIHQAITAASTDGILYGTPTEKEILFAKMLRDAIPSMDQIRFVNSGTEAVMSTIRLARAYTGRTKILKFAGCYHGHSDLVLVAAGSGPSTLGNPDSAGVPPSIAQEVITVPFNDPASLQEAFTHWGDQIAGVLVEPLVGNFGIVPPAPDFLETINHIAHQFGALVIYDEVITAFRFHYGGVQTLYGVEPDLTALGKIIGGGLPIGAYGGKREIMDKVAPNGPMYQAGTMAGNPLSISAGIACINELAKPGVYEYLEKLGSILEKGIRQAAQEHEIVMSLNRVGGALTVYFTEQTVVDYDGAQEASKKRFARFFQLMLQRGIYLAPSKYEAWFLTTAHTEQDVQITLQAVRESFEQMRKEGIHGSENSL
- a CDS encoding globin domain-containing protein, with translation MEAKTHYEQLGGEATIKKLVDIFYDLVKQNPILSPMFPEDMTETRENQYMFLTQYFGGPPLYSEKKGHPMLRARHMRFDITREKAEAWLSCMEQALDKVGVEGTLREEIWGRLVYTAYHMQNQ
- the asnB gene encoding asparagine synthase (glutamine-hydrolyzing) codes for the protein MCGYLSVFSQNGQPIAKEILQDSLQMIHHRGPDDTDIYLDGAAALGFCRLSIIDLAHGRQPMSNEDDSLWITFNGEIYNFQELREWLLSKGHQFKTNADTETILHLYEEVGKDTPKYLRGMFSFVIWDRKKNAFFGARDHFGIKPLYYAKTCHGYAFGSEIKSILHLDPSLRKVKAQSYYHFLTFQYVPDPETMYQDIHKLPAGHSFYLTADTLKMEPYWQADFSPEQEKPFEYFVEEIRNTLQDSVKAHQIADVPVGAFLSGGIDSTTTVGLMSQFSQVKTFSVGFDMNGYSELDVARRTATFFGTDHHELDINYKEFMDELPKIVWHMDDPVADPAAFPLYFVARLASKQVKVVVSGEGADEFFGGYNIYREPTSLRMFSGLSKNTRGAIRTLSKLIPQGVKGRNYLMRGSKTVEERFFGNALIYDEISKQGILGEEMRGLEYQDPWSVTRPIYDRVQQHDDETKMQYLDIHTWLPGDILVKADKMTMAHSLELRVPFVDTKVFDLARRIPTKYKIANGTTKYVLREAMHRLVPKEIFSRKKLGFPVPIRVWLRNEIYDHAREILFDPAIKPFVNQDVVHQMLEDHKNGIADYSRKLWNIIIFSQWYRTFIIGSV